Genomic window (Drosophila albomicans strain 15112-1751.03 chromosome X, ASM965048v2, whole genome shotgun sequence):
CTGCTGGACAGCGGGAGCGGAGTAGCTGACCGATGGAGCCGAGTAGGTGGCAGCTGGTGCGGAGTAAGTCTGCTGGACAGCTGGGGCGGAGTAAGTCTGCTGGACAGCTGGGGCAGAGTAAGTCTGCTGGACAGCTGGGGCAGAGTACGACTGCTGAACGGGAGGCAGATACTCGTTGCTGGGTGCGCTGTAGCTCACCGAGGGAGCAGAGTAAGACTGGACGGCAGGAGCGGAGTAGCTCTGGACGGCAGGAGCAGAGTAAGACTGGACAGCTGGGGCAGAGTAAGACTGGACAGCTGGAGCAGAGTAAGACTGGACAGCTGGGGCAGAGTAAGACTGGACAGCTGGGGCAGAGTAGCTAGTCTGGACGGCAGGAGCGGAGTAGCTAGTCTGGACAGCGGGAGCAGAGTAGCTGGTCTGGACGGCAGGAGCGGAGTAGGTCTGCTGGACAGCCGGGGCAGAGTAGCTGACCGATGGAGCCGAGTACGATTGCTGCACGGGGGGCAGATACTCGTTGCTTGGCTGCCTGTAGCTCTGGGCTGGGGGCAGGTACTTGCTCAGGTGGCTGACATCGGCGGCCGCGAAGGCGAACAGAGCGAACACAATGAGGAATTTCTGCAAATGGACACGATATAAGTGGGAGATTAGGCACGGCACTAAAAAACGCACAACACTtgcttgcacacacacaacaaaaaaaaaaaataggtaaatgggttttttttttggatttgtttatgaaatgtaaaaaaaaaaaatgaagaaatattgTTTCAACCCGTTGATTGTTGTAGTACTAACCATTTTGGAATTGATAGCTACAACTACGACTGTGCTGGACGAGCTAGACGCTGAAACTGATGCTGATCCCTAAAGCAAGCCGGCAATTTATAGCGGAAAAAAATCACTCAACTTGCAGCACATTTtcgagaagaagaagcagcagcagcagcggcggcagcgcaGTTCGCTGCTCTGCAGCTTCCACTTAAAATACATCAGCGAGCAACaaacgaacaaacaaaaacaacaacaaaaacaaaaactacaccgcgaataaaatacaagaaaacgaaaaaaaagaaataaataaaaaaaagccgTCAGAAAAGAAGATAAAATACACGCACACGCTCTTAAACAAGTTTTActcaaaatttacaaatttttccGCAACATTCGTGGACAACATTTTGTGGGCAGAGCATCGAGCATCGAGCATTCAAGCATTGAGCATCGGTCATCGCGGGCATCCCAAAATCCGAATCGACTAATAGATATTTTAATGCGAGACTTTCGGCTAATTTTCATAAAGCTCATTAACACAACGTCTATAACGTCTGTGACCTGCCTTGTGTCTTCTTTTCGGACTAAAAAGGGGGCAGGCACACCCGCCGCAATTTGGCTTTGAAGGTCATGGATGGAtctttgatttgattattgGCCTTTTAGATGGGGGCTCTTCGATTAGTTTCGATTTAACCAATTAAGTGTAGTCTTCAAAAAAAGGGGTCAACGAAAATGAAGACATAAGTTATGTACAACTGTTGCCACAAGACTTCGAGACTTCGAGacatcgacttcgacttcgatgCTGTCAAGAATGCAAAGTGATTCACAGGTTGCGAATCACTTTCTAAAATAACAACTAAAGCAATGGCAAAGAAGACAATCGGCCTTGAGAACCCCGTAGGTTTTACGATCGCTACGTACAGCTTTACATAATAAACTCTTGACTCTGACTGACAATCTGAGCGGACTTTATGCAGTGCGGGAGTTACAGATCAACTTTTACTTTGGACAAAAAATGTTCATGAACTTGAAAACTCGAAAACGCATCAACCGAACGCAtagcaacgcaacgcaacacaaGGCGATTAAATTCCTGTTATGTTgatattttgcttttcatttttttcattttgaggGGTATATCAAATGGCTGACAAGTTCATTAAGGGATTCCGCCGTTGAATAACTGATTAATGACACgtgcatttgatttgaaatttatgctaATCCATGCAAAAGTTTACggaaattaaatgcaagcaCTAATTGTCACACTTATTTCATTTAACTAAttgcacatttatttaatgtttcgCTATTTACATGCTCAATTAATGGCACCTTTATGTTGGGCTTTTATGCGGCTTTCCATATATACTTCAAAtcattaatttctttaagtAGAGTAGCTGTAAAATTGATATGTAACCTACTTAGTAATGTTTAGCAAAgcatatttgtacatttttttgtcTTAGCAGTTAATGGCTACTCTTAACAGTGTTTACAATATAATCTATGTAAATCTGTTCTGTAACAGATTAACAGAAACTTTTAACAGTGTTTGCcgttaaaatatgtaaatctATGTTCTgattttacatatgtatgttaacaGTTAACATACGCAGTTGTTAACAGAACACCTACTTTTAAGTgcttacaaataaaatacatactcGTAAAACAGTTTACAGACACTTTTATCAGtgtttacaaataaaatttgtaataaaaataaaacataaattcaatattatgtGTTTGCTTATGTTAACAGTTAATAGCAACCGTTAACATCGACTTAAcagcgctgttgctgctaaaTGCGACTGTCACATTTGGCTTATTTtgttcaaaacaaaaaagcacaTTTAGCTGTTGCggtaaacttttttttttgtgcaaaactAGACTAGACCAAAACTAGTCTAGACTCATATGAATTatgataaattttaatttatggtttttatacccgctacccatagggtagaagggtattataactttgtgccggcaggaaatgtatgtaacaggtagaaggaggcatctccgaccctataaagtatatatattcttgatcagcgtcaacagccgagacgatatagccatgtccgtctgtccgtctgtccgtctgtgtgtctgtgtgtctgtccgtccgtccgtatgaacacctagatctcagagactataagagatagagctataatttttttttcgacagcatttgttatgtttgcacgcagatcaagtttgtttcaaatttttgccacgcccacttccgcccccgcaaatcaaaaaaatcgaataacaagcgtaattttaaagctagagttgcgaattttggtatatataataactactatagtagttatgattcctgaaaatttggttgcgatcagataaaaattgtggaagttattaaaaaaaatacttttgtatgagcaaaaacgcctacttactaggggtcttagttgctttgacggacaatctggtatattatgccgtctatggtatattttgaatgtggtactatatcgatataacaaaaataccatttggtatatttgtagtatttttgcatttttggtatattttgaaaaaaataccgcaatattttgcttttattcaaaatgggtagcgggtatctcacagtcgagcacactcaactgtaactttcttacttgtttgtttttatttggaattgGGTATTAGGTGAAGTTTTGAAATATCTGATTTATGCTTTCGCACTGTATTGTCGcccaaaatatacatacataattattttaacgCAATAATCTGCACAAACATTGTTTGATCTTACAACAAATAGAGTAGTTAGTCTTCGGATAAAGCTTCCGCTGTTTAACATCAAGACTGGAAGCTAATTATTCACTTGCTTGAGTGGATTCTAGTGTGAGCAATGTTTTGAGTTCTGATGACACGCTGAGAACACTAATGCGACACTCATAAGTtgttaataccctgtaaattacAGATGTGAAGCGAAAAGCTTGAATCTAAAAGGTCATtgaacatatattttaattaagcttaatgcaaatgcaattgaattaataaatataaccGCCATTCGATCCGTACTGCGTATCAGCGGATGATGCACTcgacgaggaggaggaagaggcaCCAGCTGAGTACTTGGGCAGCAGGTGGGCGGGTGTAATTGTGTCGGCACCAATGACAACGGGCACATGCGTCTCGGCATTGAACTCCTCGATGCCATTGGACACGGGTTCCTGGTAGACAACCGGCGACTGAGATTGCTCCTGCTCCACATAGTTGGCGTGCGCAATGCGATCGGCTTCGGGTATGAATTGCTCGGGAGTTTGGGTATCAGCGCCCAGATTATACGAAGCAGTCTCCACCTGAGCTGCTTGGAGTTCCTGTGATGGCACAGCCGGCTGCGATTGCGTCAGCGTCTGCGATTGCGTGTATGCGTAGTGAGCAACGCGATCTGCTTCAGGAATGAACTGCTCGGGAGTCTGAGTCTCAGCTCCAATGTTGTAAGAGCTATGGGAAGCCTTCAAGTGCTGGGGAATCAAATCAGCGGGCTGATAGCTGCTAGAATCTCCACCAGGAATGACCTCAGTTTCAGTCTGCAGTTGCTGAGGAATCAGATGAGCTGGTTGATAGCTGCTGGAATCGCCACCAGGCACAACAACCtgtgcttgttgctgctgctcctgttccTGCACATACTGAGCATGTGCAATGCGATCAGCCTCGGGAATGAACTGCTCGGGAGTCTGTGTATCAGCGCCCAGATTAAATGACTGCTGCTCGATTACTTGAGCAGGTTGATAGCGGCTGGAATCTCCACCGGGAATAACTTCAGCTGAGGCAACTTCCGACTGCAATTGCTGGGGAATAAGATGAGCAGGTTGATAGCTGCTGGAATCTCCACCGGGAATGACCTCAGTTTCAGTCTGAAGTTGCTGAGGAATCAGATGAGCAGGCTGATAGCTGCTGGAATCTCCACCGGGAATAACTTCAGCTGAGGCAACTTCCGACTGCAATTGCTGAGGAATCAGATGAGCAGGCTCATAGCTGCTGGAATCTCCACCGGGAATAACTTCAGCTGAGGCAACTTCCGACTGCAATTGCTGAGGAATCAGATGAGCAGGCTGATAGCTGCTAGAATCTCCACCAGGCACAATCTCAGCTGAAACAGTCTCGACGTGCGATGCTTTCAGGTGCTGGGGAATCAAGTCCTCAGGCTGATAGCTGCTGGAGTCGCCGCCAGGTAGAGCTGCCGAAgctgaggaggaggaggaagatgAGGCGCTGTAGCTGTAGCCAGCATTTTGATCAAGCAGCAGATGACTAACATCGGCAGCCACGAAGCCAACGAGGGCCAATGCGATCACAAAGAATTGCTGTTGATAGAAGAGAAGTTTTAAATCGGGCGGATTAAAGTTGGGATAAACGTAGAACTTACCATGTTTTGGGCTTTGGACTTGCGGTTGATCTGTTGTTGGTGGCACAAAAGTATCTAGTTTTTATACGAAATTATGGATACATCGGGTTCCACTTGCGACTGTCTATGCTAATTGGAggtttaatttgattttcgtatcttttgttttaatgaacATCACATCTAACGTCACATCGACATCCAAAtccaaaagcaataacaaatcCCCTCATGGATTGTCTCATCAACAGCAAATATACAATCAAGAGACTCGCCAATCTGTCCAGCAAATCTTTGATTAGAACTTCTCTGGACTGAACGGCCTCCATTAATTATGATCTTtagctctcgctctctctctctcactctctcgatCGGTCTCAAgacttcatttatttataataagtcGCTAAACAACACAAATTAGCGCACACTAACTTTATTTGTTAGTCTCttcacatatatatttttattattattatttctgttcATATTTCTTGAACATTCACATAGTTTGTGTAGTGTCATAATCGGCTTGCCCCAAACCAGTTTCGAGTAGTTGAGTAGTAGCCTGAATCGGAATCGAAATCGCTATCGGAATCTAAATCTGTCGTCTCAAAAAGCAATAATCGTCTTCAAAAAGACATTATTATGGCTTATTAAGTGATATTCAatcacaaattaatattttcaaattaacttGTTTAGCTTTTTGTACCCtcgaatacaaaaaaaaagtttatttcgAAGTTGGTCCAACTTTGAATCCAATTCTGAATTGTCTACAAAATTTACGAATTCCTTTTTCTATTCTCTACAATCTATTCCGATTACTTCAAAATAATCTCGAATGCAACTCTTTTGTTGTTAgcttttacagggtatctccATAGCGACCACTTTTTAAAGACTTGAAACTAGTTTCACACATTATAACCACGTTATGTGGAGGTGCATCATTAAAATATcgttttatgttttctataCATCTGAAATATGATATTATGTGAGCAAAACATGAACGAGTTTCGAGTGACAACTATCATCAAAAACATTATTACGGATGACAATAGAtcttttaagaaaaataaaatatgttcaCCTGTTGATATCAGGTAATTACGGAATACGAATATTATGGCAGttaaactaaatgaaatacaaaaagaaatctTTAATCTTCACAAGAAACTTCTCTTTGTGAAATCggattagttttttgtttttttttggctaatcaacaaaaaatgttgaatgtagttatatgattttttttattaatattctgTCTTTCTTTTATGGCTTTACTAGATTATTAGCTATGGTCAaagatttaattttgcaaagaGCCAATCGATAATGTTGATTATCATATGATTATATGGTTGTCATTAATTTCTTTCATATGGAAAACCTATAATAATTCGTTTATATCAAACGTAAGTTGTTTTAGTCCATGAATATTAATTagcgtttgttttttttttttacttttgatttttgttgccCCTTAACTGGTTTTTGGCCCAATAAGtgttacaaaaatatgttaatttatgcgcttcattttatatacacgttatatttatagatgttAGACCCAACATTAACAAAGAGTTTCATTCAATTAGCCTAAACTGGCGACCTCTTCGGCTAGAATTCGACTAGTTATGTGATTGACTGACTCATCAAAAAGTCTGCGATTTGATTGGATGGTTGTAAGAATTCTGTTGGAATTAATATGCGATATGCTGGGTGACAAAAAGGGGATTTTTTccacaaaacaattttttttttttggaatatgattttttattccagacatataaaaatatacataattttgtaatattaatatttattaatgtcTATCAgaatcatttgtttatttgcgcTAGGttgaaacaaaataagaagaataaaaaaatgggAATTCAAATAATTGGTTTATTTTCCCCGTCAAAATAAGAAGTTGAACAGttgtgaattgaaattgatattattatctatattaatatttttttcctccctcgaaacaaaataaaaatacctttATCAGCTAccgatttaagaataaaataatgcCAGTTAATAAAGTAAACCTATTCAAGAAGAGTATTCACGCATCGCATTTGCAATCAATAGaaagttatttctttattgttaAAGCTAATTATGAAACCCGAGTTCAATGTAGCATCCCAGACGCCTTAACCGGTTATTAAAAGTTAtgttgttttcgcttttctttaagcttttgtaaatataacttttgtaTGTTAATGAGAATGTAAGAATtcccaaataaaaaaatgcaaaaatgttctagtgatttttattattttgctatgatttgcataaattatgcagtttagttatttatttatgtgccaCAGATGTTTTTCTAGGCGTGTTTTTCATTTCAGAGATAGAAAGACCAGTTTTGTTTTCGTGTGTTTTTTGAAAACAACCAAAACGAATTATCTAGTTGCAGCGCCCAAAAAATCGACTGGTTCTAATAAATCTACTATTCAAATCAAGCCAAGTTATAAAAGCAGATGAAACGTGATTCAAGTTATTTGAAAGATTTATCGACATGTGCTCGCAATTCAGTTCCGTAATAATGTCCAGTTTGAGCATAAAGCATAATAAAACAGTAACCCGATATTGATCTGGTTTTTTATGAACCCAACACTTAAGTGAGCCCTTGAAGGTGTCGAATTTGGTAGGTAAAaccaaaaacattttgttttgttttttttttatcgatatacctaATATAGCTCTC
Coding sequences:
- the LOC117577564 gene encoding cuticle protein 16.5; translated protein: MKFLIVFALFAFAAADVSHLSKYLPPAQSYRQPSNEYLPPVQQSYSAPSVSYSAPAVQQTYSAPAVQTSYSAPAVQTSYSAPAVQTSYSAPAVQSYSAPAVQSYSAPAVQSYSAPAVQSYSAPAVQSYSAPAVQSYSAPSVSYSAPSNEYLPPVQQSYSAPAVQQTYSAPAVQQTYSAPAVQQTYSAPAATYSAPSVSYSAPAVQQSYSAPAATYSAPAVQQSYSAPSVSYSAPAVQQSYSTASSSSGSYSSGADVGTQYASNGGYVYRKK
- the LOC117567445 gene encoding uncharacterized protein LOC117567445, which produces MQFFVIALALVGFVAADVSHLLLDQNAGYSYSASSSSSSSASAALPGGDSSSYQPEDLIPQHLKASHVETVSAEIVPGGDSSSYQPAHLIPQQLQSEVASAEVIPGGDSSSYQPAHLIPQQLQSEVASAEVIPGGDSSRYQPAQVIEQQSFNLGADTQTPEQFIPEADRIAHAQYVQEQEQQQQAQVVVPGGDSSSYQPAHLIPQQLQTETEVIPGGDSSSYQPADLIPQHLKASHSSYNIGAETQTPEQFIPEADRVAHYAYTQSQTLTQSQPAVPSQELQAAQVETASYNLGADTQTPEQFIPEADRIAHANYVEQEQSQSPVVYQEPVSNGIEEFNAETHVPVVIGADTITPAHLLPKYSAGASSSSSSSASSADTQYGSNGGYIY